One genomic segment of Helianthus annuus cultivar XRQ/B chromosome 14, HanXRQr2.0-SUNRISE, whole genome shotgun sequence includes these proteins:
- the LOC110904377 gene encoding protein RRP6-like 2: protein MDQSITQQTQTQQSQPKPESFKQFSSSISKLSGSSRGIPCNKDFHFYFNFQEFNNPIQEIAKRSQSVLETIGSSAEQLWGSKQINFLDDDDDEAYDWLVSFNDELFERFDASVDEFKRVRSKEEESGVRVMSSVVDDDGFQLVKGRKKKGVEKDFLVSGSGDNNLGNSSSSVKVASNAMGTTKAKVSFHIASIPRPQDEYKILVNNSNQPFEHVWLQRSEDGSTLIHPLEKLSVTDFIDKTVSDVEPVKPPPVESTSFKLVQDVKDLKELAAKLRDANEFAVDLEHNHYRSFQGLTCLMQISTRTEDFIVDTLKLRVQIGPYLREVFKDPTKRKVMHGADRDIIWLQRDFGIYVCNMFDTGQASKVLKLERNSLEYLLKHFCDVAANKEYQNADWRLRPLTSEMLRYAREDTHYLLYIYDLMKRKLLSSSTDPNCPEASLVEVYQRSYDLCMQLYQKEILTENSYLNIYGLYDADLNGQQLAIVAGLCEWRDVIARSEDESTGYILPNKVLIEIAKQMPVTTGKLRHLLKSRHPYIERNLGSIVGIIKHSMQNGTAFEPVAKKLKEEHIEMMAARNAKNANGEEATEVTGDGSVSNVAEDETVKKEVGNVIAGANQNRELDGSSVSRVSIEVQKKPSRAFGAMFGNAAGKRKSSLESKATEAIKVEQIKSSVSLPFRSFTDKTEASHPAVKECPKPQEIEIPVLPAATISEPEDDVILLQSDCEVEEEEKPANAENSEQKTEDENNVKLLDFDSCSDEEQDGNEGTMSLSDLSLSFQKCVQTADEKKTLNRVEGDSAGLVKVTPFDYAAARKEARFGEDGSGGEDEGKQGKRERKKAGGGRKKEAGGGERSGDFQLGRRRQAFPATGNRSSTFR, encoded by the exons GTCTTCAAGAGGCATCCCCTGCAATAAAGATTTTCATTTCTACTTCAACTTTCAAGAATTCAACAACCCAATTCAGGAAATCGCTAAAAGATCCCAATCAGTTCTTGAAACAATTGGGTCATCAGCAGAGCAGTTATGGGGCAGTAAACAGATCAACTTTcttgatgacgatgatgatgaagctTATGATTGGTTAGTTAGTTTTAACGACGAGTTGTTTGAAAGGTTTGATGCGTCTGTTGATGAGTTTAAGAGGGTTAGAAGTAAAGAAGAGGAATCTGGTGTTAGGGTTATGAGTtcagttgttgatgatgatgggTTTCAGTTGGTTAAAGGCAGGAAAAAGAAAGGGGTTGAGAAAGATTTTTTAGTTAGTGGTAGTGGTGATAATAATTTGGGTAATTCTTCATCATCTGTGAAGGTTGCTTCTAATGCAATGGGGACAACAAAGGCTAAAGTTTCGTTTCATATAGCGTCGATTCCTAGACCACAGGATGAGTATAAGATACTGGTTAACAATAGTAATCAGCCATTTGAGCATGTTTGGTTGCAGAGAAGTGAGGATGGGTCCACATTGATACACCCATTG GAGAAACTTTCAGTCACGGATTTCATTGATAAGACGGTAAGTGATGTAGAGCCTGTGAAACCACCTCCCGTTGAAAGTACTTCTTTTAAGCTCGTACAAGATGTTAAAGATTTGAAGGAATTAGCTGCTAAATTGCGTGATGCCAATGAATTTGCG GTTGATTTAGAACACAATCATTATCGATCTTTTCAAGGTTTGACTTGCTTGATGCAAATATCTACCAGAACGGAAGATTTTATCGTAGATACGTTGAAACTACGGGTTCAAATTGGCCCGTATCTGCGAGAGGTTTTCAAAGATCCTACCAAAAGAAAG GTTATGCATGGAGCTGATCGGGATATTATATGGCTGCAACGTGACTTTGGTATATATGTCTGCAATATGTTTGATACTGGACAG GCCTCAAAGGTGTTAAAGTTGGAGAGAAACTCCCTAGAGTATCTATTGAAACACTTTTGTGACGTTGCTGCAAATAAAGA ATACCAAAATGCGGACTGGCGATTGCGACCGTTGACTAGTGAAATGCTGAG ATATGCTAGAGAAGACACACATTATCTTCTGTACATATACGATCTTATGAAAAGAAAGTTGCTTTCATCATCAACAGATCCAAACTGCCCCGAAGCATCTCTTGTTGAG GTATACCAACGCAGTTATGATCTATGTATGCAGCTCTATCAGAAAGAGATTCTGACTGAGAACTCATATCTAAATATATATGG GTTGTATGATGCTGATCTCAACGGCCAGCAACTTGCGATTGTTGCA GGACTTTGTGAGTGGAGAGATGTTATTGCTCGATCAGAAGATGAAAGTACCGGTTATATATTGCCAAACAAAGTTCTTATTGAAATTG CAAAGCAAATGCCGGTGACAACTGGAAAATTGCGACACTTATTGAAATCGAGACACCCATATATTGAGCGAAATCTTGGTTCAATCGTTGGCATCATTAAGCATTCCATGCAGAATGGCACTGCATTTGAACCTGTTGCCAAGAAACTGAAGGAGGAACACATTGAAATG ATGGCTGCAAGAAATGCTAAAAATGCTAATGGTGAAGAAGCAACAGAAGTTACCGGAGATGGAAGTGTTAGTAATGTCGCGGAAGACGAGACTGTTAAAAAGGAAGTTGGAAACGTTATTGCTGGAGCGAACCAAAACCGTGAATTGGATGGCTCTTCT GTATCCAGAGTAAGCATTGAGGTACAGAAGAAGCCAAGTCGTGCGTTCGGAGCCATGTTTGGAAATGCAGCAGGAAAGAGAAAGTCTAGTCTTGAATCAAAG GCAACCGAGGCGATTAAGGTTGAACAGATCAAATCTTCTGTGTCCCTTCCGTTCCGTTCTTTCACAGATAAAACTGAGGCTTCACATCCTGCTGTGAAAGAATGCCCTAAACCTCAAGAAATTGAAATTCCGGTTCTTCCCGCGGCAACAATCTCTGAACCGGAGGATGACGTTATATTGCTGCAATCTGATTGCGAGGTTGAGGAAGAGGAAAAACCAGCAAATGCTGAGAATAGTGAGCAGAAAACAGAAGATGAAAACAATGTGAAATTGTTGGATTTTGATTCTTGTTCCGATGAAGAACAAGATGGAAACGAGGGGACCATGTCGCTTTCAGATCTTTCATTGAGCTTCCAGAAATGCGTACAGACTGCTGATGAGAAGAAAACGTTAAACCGAGTGGAAGGTGATTCGGCAGGGCTGGTGAAGGTGACACCGTTTGACTATGCAGCAGCTCGGAAAGAAGCGAGGTTTGGGGAAGACGGGTCTGGTGGGGAAGATGAGGGTAAACAGGGTAAGCGTGAAAGGAAAAAAGCAGGTGGTGGTCGTAAGAAGGAGGCTGGTGGTGGTGAAAGGAGTGGAGATTTCCAGTTGGGTAGGCGGCGGCAAGCTTTTCCTGCTACTGGTAACCGGAGTTCTACTTTCCGGTGA
- the LOC110904378 gene encoding membrin-11 encodes MAADGGGTLSELYQRSRRLLLKTRDDLERLERLAAAVDSPELSVAVRRDISQIQTLCSEMDALWRSVASKPQRDLWKRKVEQVAEEADSLRESLDRYMQRQQRRMQEAQERAELLGRSNGESSHILRIFDEEAQAMQSARNSSRMLEEATATGTAILAKYSEQRERLKGAQRKALDVLNTLGLSNSVLRIIERRNRVDQWIKYAGMILTLIIVIAFLRWAR; translated from the exons ATGGCTGCCGATGGCGGAGGGACTCTGTCGGAGCTGTATCAGAGATCGCGGCGGTTGTTGTTGAAGACCAGAGATGATCTCGAGAGACTCGAGCGGCTCGCCGCTGCCGTTGATTCGCCGGAACTATCTGTTGCCGTCCGAAGAGATATCTCTCAAATCCAAACCCTATGTTCCGAGATGGACGCTCTTTGGCGATCTGTTGCATCAAAACCTCAACGAGATCTATGGAAGAG AAAAGTGGAGCAAGTAGCGGAAGAGGCTGATTCATTGAGAGAAAGTTTGGATAGGTATATGCAGCGGCAGCAGAGAAGGATGCAGGAAGCACAAGAGAGGGCGGAATTGCTTGGTAGATCT AATGGTGAATCGTCTCATATTTTGCGAATTTTTGATGAGGAAGCACAAGCAATGCAGTCTGCCCGTAATTCTTCTAGAATGTTGGAAGAGGCGACTGCAACTGGAACAGCCATTCTTGCTAAATACTCTGAACAAAGGGAGCGCTTAAAG GGTGCTCAACGGAAGGCATTGGATGTACTCAACACACTGGGACTATCAAATTCTGTATTGAGGATAATTGAGAGGCGAAATCGAGTTGATCAATGGATTAAATACGCAGGCATGATTCTCACATTGATCATAGTCATTGCTTTCTTGAGGTGGGCCCGATGA
- the LOC110904379 gene encoding cationic amino acid transporter 2, vacuolar — protein MGFAGESDGANSGFRCLVRRKRVDSIHSKSSDTGGHHQLAKELSVLHLIAIGVGSTIGAGVYILVGTVAREHSGPALAFSFLIAGIAAALSAFCYAELASRCPSAGSAYHYSYICVGEGLAWIIGWALILEYTIGGSAVARGISPNLALLFGGPDSLPAFLARHYVPGLGIVVDPCAAMLVFVVTGLLCAGIKESTFVQSIVTTANICAMIFVIIAGGYLGFKSGWVGYKLSSGYFPFGVDGMLAGASTVFFSYIGFDSVASTAEEVKNPQRDLPLGIGSALSICCTLYMLVSAVIVGLVPYYEMDPDTPISSAFASHGIQWAAYVITIGAVTALCSTLMGSILPQPRILMAMARDGLLPSFFSEVNTRTQVPVKSTILTGLVAATLAFCMDVEQLAGMVSVGTLLAFTMVAISVLILRYVPPDEVPLPSSLQAAIDSVSLRYSNIIRTDETDVEVSYGRTGVSGEKNNIRPQKGEISAEYPLIAKVAAEALFNEKKRRKIAGWTIMFTCVGALTLTYSASNLGIPSYLRLTVCGIGGLLLLFGLSVLTFIEQDDARHNFGHTGGFICPFVPLLPILSILINMYLLLNLGADTWMRVSIWLLIGVFVYVIYGRTHSSLQHAVYVPASHVDEIYQSSVE, from the exons ATGGGTTTTGCTGGGGAGTCAGATGGAGCAAATTCAGGGTTTAGATGTCTGGTGAGAAGGAAAAGGGTTGATTCTATTCATTCCAAGTCTTCAGATACAGGGGGGCATCATCAATTGGCTAAGGAGTTATCGGTTCTTCATCTCATTGCCATAG GTGTCGGTTCAACAATTGGAGCTGGGGTCTACATTCTTGTGGGCACTGTAGCGCGAGAACATTCTGGTCCTGCTCTAGCCTTTTCTTTCCTAATAGCTGGAATAGCAGCTGCTCTTTCTGCCTTTTGTTATGCTGAGCTGGCAAGTCGTTGTCCTTCAGCTGGAAGCGCGTATCACTATTCCTACATCTGTGTTGGCGAAGG TCTTGCTTGGATAATCGGTTGGGCTTTAATTTTGGAATATACAATTGGTGGATCTGCAGTTGCCCGTGGCATTTCTCCTAATCTG GCGTTGCTCTTTGGAGGGCCAGATAGCCTTCCAGCCTTTTTGGCTCGACATTATGTTCCTGGGCTTGGTATAGTGGTCGACCCGTGTGCAGCCATGTTGGTGTTTGTTGTTACAGGGCTGTTATGTGCCGGAATCAAGGAG AGCACTTTTGTGCAATCGATTGTGACAACTGCAAACATATGTGCCATGATTTTTGTGATCATAGCCGGTGGATATCTAGGGTTTAAGAGTGGATGGGTTGGCTATAAACTCTCTTCTGG ATACTTCCCATTTGGAGTAGATGGGATGCTTGCAGGTGCTTCTACTGTCTTTTTCTCATACATCGGGTTTGATTCAGTTGCCAGTACAGCAGAAGAG GTGAAAAATCCTCAAAGAGATTTACCTTTAGGAATCGGGTCTGCATTATCCATTTGCTGTACGTTATATATGTTGGTCTCTGCTGTTATCGTTGGTTTAGTACCTTATTATGAAATGGATCCTGACACCCCTATCTCTTCTGCATTTGCAAGCCATGGTATTCAATGGGCCGC GTATGTTATAACTATAGGAGCTGTAACTGCTCTCTGCTCGACATTGATGGGTTCAATTTTGCCTCAGCCACGAATCCTGATGGCAATGGCTAGAGACGGTTTGCTCCCATCGTTCTTTTCAGAAGTAAATACGCGTACCCAAGTTCCCGTTAAGAGCACAATTCTTACGGGTTTGGTTGCTGCCACCCTGGCGTTTTGCATGGATGTTGAGCAGTTGGCAGGGATG GTTAGTGTAGGTACCCTTCTTGCATTCACAATGGTGGCAATTTCAGTCCTGATACTTCGGTATGTCCCACCAGATGAGGTCCCACTTCCATCTTCACTTCAGGCAGCCATAGATTCGGTTTCGTTACGTTACAGCAATATTATTAGAACCGACGAAACTGACGTTGAGGTCAGCTATGGTCGAACCGGTGTTTCTGGGGAGAAAAATAACATTCGACCCCAAAAGGGAGAGATATCAGCTGAATATCCTCTAATTGCTAAAGTAGCAGCCGAAG CTTTATTTAATGaaaaaaagagaagaaaaatagCAGGGTGGACAATAATGTTTACTTGCGTTGGAGCGTTGACTCTTACATATTCAGCCTCAAATCTTGGTATTCCTAGTTATCTTCGGTTGACCGTATGTGGAATTGGTGGACTCCTGTTGTTATTCGGTTTAAGTGTGCTCACTTTTATCGAGCAGGATGATGCAAGGCACAACTTTGGGCACACAGGCG GTTTCATATGCCCATTTGTTCCTCTCCTGCCCATACTTTCAATTCTTATCAATATGTATTTGCTTCTGAATCTCGG GGCGGATACTTGGATGCGAGTATCAATATGGCTGTTGATCGGAGTATTTGTGTATGTGATCTATGGGCGGACCCACAGCTCGTTACAACATGCGGTTTATGTGCCTGCATCACATGTCGATGAAATTTACCAAAGCAGTGTAGAATAA
- the LOC110904380 gene encoding replication factor C subunit 3: MLWVDKYRPKTLDKVLVHQDIALNLKKLVTEQDCPHLLFYGPPGSGKKTLIMALLRQMFGAGAEVKVENKNWKVDAGSRTIDLELTTLSSTHHVELNPSDAGFQDRYVVQEIIKEMAKNRPIDTKGKKGFKVLVLNEVDKLSREAQHSLRRTMEKYSASCRLILCCDSSSKVTEAVRSRCLNIRVNAPKEDEIVKVLEFIGKKEGLQLPPGFAARIAEKSARSLRRAILSFETCRVQQYPFTNNQVIPPMDWEEYVTEIASDIMKEQSPKRLFQVRGKLYELLVNCIPPEIILKRLLFELLKKLDSELKHEVCHWAAYYEHRMRLGQKAIFHIEAFVAKFMSIYKGFLIATFG, translated from the exons ATGCTTTGGGTAGACAAGTACAGACCAAAAACCCTAGACAAGGTTCTTGTTCATCAAGATATCGCTCTAAATCTCAAGAAATTG GTCACCGAGCAAGATTGCCCACATTTATTGTTCTATGGGCCACCAGGTTCCggcaagaaaaccctaattatgGCCCTTCTCAGGCAGATGTTTGGGGCCGGTGCTGAG GTGAAAGTAGAGAACAAAAACTGGAAAGTTGAT GCTGGAAGTAGAACTATTGATTTGGAACTTACAACATTATCAAGCACCCACCATGTGGAGCTGAACCCTAGTGATGCCGGGTTTCAAGATCGGTACGTTGTTCAAGAAATTATCAAAGAAATGGCAAAAAATAGACCGATTGACACCAAAGGAAAGAAGGGTTTCAAAG TATTGGTGCTTAATGAGGTTGATAAACTTTCAAGAGAGGCACAACATTCATTAAGAAGAACGATGGAGAAATACAGTGCCTCGTGCCGTCTGATTTTGTGTTGTGACAGCTCGTCAAAGGTTACGGAAGCAGTGCGGTCTCGTTGTCTTAATATCAGAGTAAATGCACCAAAAGAAGATGAG ATTGTGAAGGTTCTGGAATTCATTGGCAAGAAAGAGGGGCTACAACTTCCTCCTGGATTTGCTGCTCGTATAGCAGAAAAATCAGCTCGGAGCTTAAGGAGGGCAATACTGTCATTTGAGACTTGTCGAGTCCAACA GTACCCTTTTACCAATAATCAAGTAATCCCCCCAATGGACTGGGAAGAATATGTAACTGAGATAGCATCCGACATTATGAAAGAACAGAGCCCTAAAAG GTTGTTCCAAGTTCGAGGAAAGTTGTATGAGTTACTTGTCAATTGTATCCCTCCTGAAATCATATTAAAG aGGTTGCTTTTTGAATTGCTCAAGAAACTGGATTCTGAATTGAAGCATGAGGTCTGTCATTGGGCTGCATATTAT GAACATAGGATGCGTCTTGGACAGAAAGCTATTTTTCACATTGAAG CATTTGTGGCCAAGTTCATGAGCATTTACAAAGGCTTCCTGATTGCAACATTTGGTTAA